The Faecalibacter sp. LW9 genome has a segment encoding these proteins:
- a CDS encoding ketoacyl-ACP synthase III: MINSVITGSGHYLPNRIIKNEYFHTYEFYDEKGERIEKPVQEITKKFEDITEIKERRYVEDDLLNSDIATIAAKKAIEESGINPEELDYIIVGHNFGDIDPIGRQIDIMPSISAKVKHNLGIKNLKCIPYDMTFGCPGWVESLILAHQFIQASIAKKVLVIGSDTLSRASDPYDRSAMIFADGAGAVVLEAKEDDYKYGILNHETLSYTGEEIEFLKNGMSLNPNYTASTKNIQMKGRKVYEFVLKNVPPALKALLDDTNLDIDDIDKILLHQANAKMDHAMIERLYKSYGKKAPENIDPMTVQFLGNTSVATVPTMFDLIAKGELQPHQFNTDDTIIMASVGATMNVNAVIYKFKK; the protein is encoded by the coding sequence ATGATAAATTCAGTAATTACTGGTTCAGGGCATTACTTACCAAATAGAATCATCAAGAATGAGTATTTCCACACATACGAATTTTACGATGAAAAAGGTGAGCGAATAGAAAAACCAGTTCAAGAAATCACAAAAAAATTCGAGGATATCACAGAAATTAAAGAACGTCGTTATGTTGAAGACGATTTATTAAATTCGGATATCGCTACTATTGCTGCAAAAAAAGCAATTGAAGAATCAGGTATAAACCCTGAAGAATTAGATTATATTATCGTAGGGCACAATTTTGGTGACATCGATCCAATTGGACGCCAAATTGATATTATGCCTTCTATTTCTGCGAAAGTAAAACACAACTTAGGCATCAAAAATCTAAAATGTATCCCTTATGATATGACATTTGGATGCCCAGGATGGGTAGAAAGTTTAATTTTAGCACACCAATTTATTCAAGCTTCTATCGCTAAAAAAGTTTTAGTTATTGGTTCTGACACCTTATCTCGTGCCTCTGATCCATATGATCGATCAGCTATGATTTTTGCAGATGGAGCTGGAGCTGTTGTTTTAGAAGCAAAAGAAGATGATTATAAATATGGTATTTTAAATCATGAAACTTTAAGCTACACTGGTGAGGAAATTGAATTCTTGAAGAATGGAATGTCTTTGAACCCGAATTACACTGCATCGACCAAAAACATTCAGATGAAAGGTCGTAAAGTTTACGAATTTGTTTTAAAGAATGTTCCCCCAGCGTTAAAGGCTTTATTGGATGATACAAATTTAGATATTGATGATATCGATAAAATTTTATTGCATCAAGCCAATGCTAAAATGGATCATGCTATGATTGAACGTTTATACAAAAGTTACGGAAAAAAAGCACCTGAAAATATCGATCCTATGACGGTTCAATTTTTAGGAAACACTTCAGTTGCGACTGTTCCTACAATGTTTGATTTAATTGCGAAAGGTGAATTACAACCTCATCAATTTAATACCGATGATACAATTATTATGGCTTCTGTTGGAGCAACAATGAATGTAAACGCGGTGATTTATAAATTCAAAAAATAA
- the ubiE gene encoding bifunctional demethylmenaquinone methyltransferase/2-methoxy-6-polyprenyl-1,4-benzoquinol methylase UbiE — MAKHDNITPYDSSDLTKKKQVEQMFDNISPKYDLLNRILSGGIDIQWRKDVIKMVKAAKPQTILDIATGTGDLAIMMAKNTSAQITGLDLSAGMLEVGRKKVQAEGLTNRVEMIQGDSENLPFQDNTFDCVTVSFGVRNFENLEKGLSEIRRILKPGGTFIILEFSYPTSFPMKQLYTFYSKNILPAIGKLISKDQSAYTYLPDSVAAFPHGEEMKNILKSVKFNQPIDKKLTFGIASIYKSIK, encoded by the coding sequence ATGGCAAAACACGATAATATCACTCCATACGATTCATCTGATTTAACAAAGAAAAAACAAGTAGAACAGATGTTTGATAACATTTCTCCGAAGTACGATTTATTAAATCGTATTCTATCTGGAGGAATTGATATCCAATGGAGAAAAGATGTCATTAAAATGGTAAAAGCAGCTAAGCCTCAAACCATTTTAGACATTGCGACAGGAACAGGAGATTTAGCCATTATGATGGCTAAGAATACCTCGGCTCAAATTACAGGTTTAGATTTATCTGCTGGTATGTTAGAAGTAGGGCGCAAAAAAGTACAAGCAGAGGGGTTAACTAATCGTGTTGAAATGATCCAAGGTGATTCGGAAAATTTACCTTTTCAAGACAATACATTCGATTGTGTAACAGTATCATTCGGGGTTCGAAATTTTGAAAACTTAGAAAAAGGGTTATCAGAAATTCGCCGTATTTTAAAACCAGGTGGAACGTTTATAATTTTAGAATTTTCGTATCCAACAAGTTTCCCTATGAAGCAATTGTATACATTTTACTCAAAAAATATTTTACCTGCAATCGGGAAATTAATTTCAAAAGATCAGAGTGCTTATACGTATTTACCTGACTCTGTAGCAGCATTCCCACATGGTGAGGAAATGAAAAATATTTTAAAAAGTGTAAAATTTAATCAACCAATTGATAAAAAACTTACATTTGGAATTGCAAGCATCTATAAGAGTATAAAATAA
- a CDS encoding porin family protein, producing MRKNLLTAIALITATLVSAQFRPNSDREWNRTEQDEKKFSFGYYLGTNIMSYKVSPKAQNDHLPNATSDDDGVNDHGLVYLQQESKPGFSVGLMGKLRLTDNIAVKVEPGVHFAQRKLLFQVRDFENPEIYEREVKSTYLDIPLLLNFTGDRWFNTRPYLQGGFGYTNNLQSNEDKEDDNGQGIFRTNTHNFNWQAEMGIEIYFKRFKLTPSVKGIFFFNNELVPDKAETVGFANTLNSLQTRAVVFSLKFE from the coding sequence ATGAGAAAGAATTTACTAACTGCAATTGCTTTAATTACAGCCACTTTGGTAAGTGCGCAATTTAGACCAAACTCCGATAGAGAGTGGAATAGAACAGAGCAGGATGAAAAAAAGTTTTCATTTGGATATTACTTAGGGACAAATATTATGTCGTATAAAGTTTCTCCAAAAGCTCAAAATGATCATTTACCTAACGCGACATCCGATGACGATGGAGTGAACGATCATGGATTAGTTTATTTACAACAAGAATCTAAACCAGGATTCTCAGTTGGTTTAATGGGTAAATTGAGACTAACCGATAATATTGCTGTTAAAGTAGAACCAGGAGTACATTTTGCTCAAAGAAAGTTATTGTTTCAAGTAAGGGATTTTGAAAATCCTGAAATCTATGAAAGAGAAGTTAAATCTACATATTTAGATATTCCGTTATTATTAAATTTTACAGGAGATCGTTGGTTTAATACTCGTCCATACCTTCAAGGAGGTTTCGGATATACCAATAATTTACAATCCAACGAGGATAAAGAAGATGATAACGGACAAGGTATTTTCCGTACCAATACACATAATTTCAACTGGCAGGCTGAAATGGGAATTGAAATCTATTTCAAACGTTTCAAATTAACGCCTTCTGTAAAAGGAATATTCTTCTTCAATAACGAATTGGTTCCGGATAAAGCAGAGACTGTTGGTTTTGCGAATACATTAAATTCGTTACAAACTCGTGCAGTAGTCTTTTCATTGAAATTTGAATAA
- a CDS encoding acyl-CoA dehydrogenase family protein: MNFDLNEEQLMIQQAARDFAKAELLPGVIERDETSTFPYDAVKKMGELGFLGMMVDPKYGGSGLDSVSYVIAMEEIAKVDASAAVVMSVNNSLVCAGMEKYCSEEQKQKYLVPLASGQVIGAFCLSEPDAGSDATSQKTTAVDMGDYYLLNGTKNWITNGGNASTYLVIAHTHPEKGHKGINAFIVEKGWEGFEIGPKENKMGIRGSDTHSLFFNDVKVPKENRIGEDGFGFTFAMNVLNGGRIGIASQALGIAQGAYELALEYAKIRKAFKTEIINHQAVAFKLADMATNISAARMLCYKAAAEKDAGQDISVSGAMAKLFASTTAMNVTTEAVQIHGGNGYVREYHVERMMRDAKITQIYEGTSEIQKIVISRGIAKG; encoded by the coding sequence ATGAACTTTGATTTAAACGAAGAGCAATTAATGATCCAACAAGCTGCTCGTGATTTCGCTAAAGCTGAATTATTGCCAGGTGTAATCGAGCGCGACGAAACTTCAACATTTCCTTATGATGCTGTAAAGAAAATGGGAGAGTTAGGATTTTTAGGAATGATGGTAGATCCTAAATATGGAGGTTCAGGATTGGATAGTGTCTCTTACGTCATTGCAATGGAAGAAATTGCAAAAGTAGATGCCTCTGCTGCAGTAGTAATGTCTGTAAATAATTCATTAGTATGTGCAGGGATGGAAAAATATTGTTCTGAAGAGCAAAAACAAAAATATTTAGTGCCTTTAGCTTCTGGTCAAGTGATCGGAGCATTTTGTTTATCTGAGCCTGATGCAGGATCGGATGCTACATCTCAAAAAACTACTGCGGTAGATATGGGAGATTACTATTTATTAAACGGAACAAAAAACTGGATTACGAATGGTGGAAATGCATCAACGTATTTGGTTATCGCTCATACTCATCCTGAAAAAGGACACAAAGGAATCAATGCCTTTATTGTCGAAAAAGGTTGGGAAGGTTTTGAAATCGGACCGAAAGAAAATAAAATGGGAATTCGTGGATCGGATACACACTCTTTATTCTTTAATGATGTAAAAGTTCCAAAAGAAAACCGTATTGGTGAAGATGGATTCGGATTTACATTTGCGATGAATGTCTTAAATGGAGGACGTATCGGAATTGCTTCTCAAGCTTTAGGAATTGCACAAGGAGCTTATGAATTAGCATTAGAATATGCTAAAATTCGTAAAGCGTTTAAAACAGAAATTATTAATCACCAAGCAGTAGCTTTTAAGTTAGCTGATATGGCGACAAATATTTCTGCCGCACGTATGTTATGTTATAAAGCAGCCGCTGAAAAAGATGCTGGACAAGATATTTCGGTATCTGGAGCAATGGCAAAATTATTCGCTTCCACTACAGCAATGAATGTTACTACTGAAGCAGTACAAATCCATGGAGGAAATGGGTATGTACGCGAATACCATGTAGAACGAATGATGCGTGATGCTAAAATTACTCAAATTTACGAGGGAACATCTGAAATTCAGAAGATTGTAATTTCTAGAGGTATCGCTAAAGGATAG
- a CDS encoding fumarylacetoacetate hydrolase family protein translates to MKIFRFGPKGQEKSGVIINDKKYDVSASGIIYDENFFGNEEKQKQLEDYIAQNMDALQEVSDDVRIGTPLTRPGKIVCVGLNFEDHVKETGLQQQAEPIMFIKANQSFNGPQDGIMQPYGSTKMDWETELCVIIGKKANNVTEEEAMDHVYGYALINDISERAFQTERGGTWDKGKGCDTFAPVGPFIATKDEIDDVNNLRVWLKLNGEMMQDGNTSDFIYRIPKLISYLSQFMSFLPGDIISTGSPAGSGMGKEPQIWLKPGDIIEYGIDGLGSTTQEILPFRKD, encoded by the coding sequence ATGAAAATCTTTAGATTCGGACCAAAGGGTCAAGAAAAATCAGGAGTTATTATTAATGATAAGAAGTACGATGTGTCAGCTTCAGGAATCATTTATGATGAAAACTTCTTTGGAAATGAAGAGAAACAGAAACAATTAGAAGATTATATCGCACAAAACATGGATGCTTTACAAGAGGTGAGCGATGATGTACGTATTGGTACACCATTAACTCGTCCAGGTAAAATTGTTTGTGTGGGATTAAATTTTGAAGATCACGTAAAAGAAACAGGTTTACAACAACAAGCGGAACCTATTATGTTTATTAAAGCGAATCAATCGTTTAATGGTCCTCAAGATGGAATTATGCAACCTTATGGTTCAACAAAAATGGACTGGGAAACAGAATTGTGTGTAATCATTGGTAAAAAAGCAAATAATGTGACGGAGGAAGAAGCTATGGACCACGTATACGGATATGCTTTAATTAATGATATTTCTGAGCGTGCATTTCAAACAGAAAGAGGAGGAACTTGGGATAAAGGAAAGGGATGTGATACATTTGCTCCTGTAGGACCATTTATTGCCACTAAAGACGAAATCGATGATGTAAATAATTTACGTGTTTGGTTAAAATTAAACGGTGAAATGATGCAAGATGGAAATACAAGTGATTTCATTTATCGTATTCCAAAATTAATTTCTTACTTATCTCAATTTATGTCTTTCTTACCTGGAGATATTATTTCTACGGGGTCACCTGCAGGTTCTGGAATGGGGAAAGAGCCACAAATTTGGTTAAAACCAGGAGACATCATCGAGTATGGAATCGATGGTTTAGGTTCTACAACACAAGAGATTTTACCATTTCGTAAAGATTAA
- the rplM gene encoding 50S ribosomal protein L13 — MDTLSYKTTSANKETAQKEWVVVDASDLSLGRLASGVAKLIRGKHKTNFTPHADCGDNVIVINAEKIQLTGGKWDDKLYIRHTGYPGGQRSLTAREVFAKDPARLIEKSVKGMLPKNKLGSKLLTNLHVFVGSEHNHEAQQPKQIDINEYL, encoded by the coding sequence GTGGACACGTTAAGTTACAAAACTACATCAGCCAACAAAGAAACTGCTCAGAAAGAATGGGTAGTTGTGGACGCTTCTGACTTATCATTAGGTCGTTTAGCGTCAGGTGTTGCGAAGCTTATTAGAGGAAAGCACAAAACGAATTTCACTCCTCATGCAGATTGTGGAGATAATGTAATCGTTATTAATGCTGAGAAAATTCAATTAACAGGAGGTAAATGGGATGATAAATTATACATCCGCCACACTGGTTACCCAGGAGGTCAAAGATCTTTAACTGCAAGAGAAGTTTTTGCTAAAGATCCAGCTCGTTTAATTGAGAAATCAGTTAAAGGGATGTTACCAAAAAACAAATTAGGTAGCAAATTATTAACTAATTTACACGTATTTGTAGGTTCAGAGCACAATCACGAAGCTCAACAACCAAAACAAATCGATATTAACGAATATTTATAA
- the rpsI gene encoding 30S ribosomal protein S9, which yields MAIVHKIGRRKTSVARVYLQEGNGEIFINGRELANYFPTAVLQYKVEQAFILTGTKDKYNVDIKVFGGGITGQAEAIRLAISRALCEIDADFRLTLKPEGLLTRDPRMVERKKFGQKKARKKFQFSKR from the coding sequence ATGGCAATAGTTCATAAAATCGGACGTAGAAAAACTTCTGTAGCTCGTGTATATTTACAAGAAGGGAATGGAGAAATCTTCATTAACGGACGTGAGTTAGCAAACTACTTCCCAACTGCAGTATTACAATACAAAGTTGAACAAGCTTTTATCTTAACAGGTACTAAAGATAAATACAATGTAGATATCAAAGTATTTGGTGGAGGTATTACAGGACAAGCTGAAGCAATTCGTTTAGCGATTTCTAGAGCTTTATGTGAAATTGACGCAGATTTCCGTTTAACATTAAAACCAGAAGGGTTATTAACTCGTGATCCTCGTATGGTTGAACGTAAGAAATTCGGTCAGAAGAAAGCACGTAAGAAATTCCAATTTTCTAAACGTTAA
- the rpsB gene encoding 30S ribosomal protein S2: protein MAKVNVKDLLNAGVHFGHLTRKWNPAMAPYIFMEKNGIHIIDLHKTAVKLDEASEALGKIAASGRKVLFVATKKQAKDVVAKHAEEINMPYITERWPSGMLTNFVTIRKAVKKMNSIDRMKKDGTFETLSKKERLQVDRQRLSLEKNLGSIADMTRLPSAVFIVDIVREHIAVAEAKKLGIPVFAMVDTNTDPRLVDFPIPANDDASKSIDIILSTVADSIKAGLSTRKAEKEKAKEDKGAETTEA from the coding sequence ATGGCAAAAGTAAATGTAAAGGACTTATTAAATGCAGGTGTGCATTTTGGTCACTTAACAAGAAAATGGAATCCGGCTATGGCTCCTTATATCTTTATGGAGAAAAACGGAATCCACATCATCGATCTTCACAAAACTGCAGTGAAGTTAGATGAAGCATCTGAAGCTTTAGGAAAAATTGCTGCATCTGGACGTAAAGTTCTTTTCGTTGCAACTAAAAAACAAGCAAAAGATGTTGTAGCTAAGCATGCTGAAGAAATCAACATGCCTTACATTACAGAACGTTGGCCTAGTGGGATGTTAACTAACTTTGTTACTATCCGTAAAGCAGTTAAAAAAATGAACTCAATCGATCGTATGAAAAAAGACGGTACGTTTGAGACACTATCTAAAAAAGAAAGATTACAAGTTGATCGTCAAAGATTATCATTAGAGAAAAACTTAGGTTCTATCGCTGATATGACTCGTTTACCTTCTGCTGTATTCATCGTAGATATTGTACGTGAGCACATCGCAGTTGCTGAAGCTAAAAAATTAGGTATTCCAGTATTCGCTATGGTGGATACTAATACTGATCCTCGTTTAGTGGATTTCCCAATTCCTGCAAACGATGATGCTTCTAAATCTATCGATATCATCTTATCTACTGTAGCAGATTCAATCAAAGCTGGTTTATCAACTCGTAAAGCTGAGAAAGAAAAAGCAAAAGAAGATAAAGGAGCTGAAACAACAGAAGCTTAA
- the tsf gene encoding translation elongation factor Ts, with the protein MSYKATAAEVSKLRNATGAGMMDSKKALEEAGGDFDKAVEVLRKQGQKVAAKRADRESTEGAVIAKINADATKGVVIALNCETDFVAKNEAFVAMANEIADLALTVNTKEELLALPYAGITVAEKLTEQTGVIGEKIEVGAFQVIEGALVNAYIHAGNKIGAVVSLSANVEGASEVARDVAMQVAAMNPVALDETSVEQSVIDTELSIARETLVAEGKPENMIENIAQGKLQKFFKENTLVHQASIKDGKTSVKDVVKAVNADLTVTGYIRYSL; encoded by the coding sequence ATGAGCTACAAAGCAACAGCCGCTGAGGTAAGTAAATTAAGAAACGCAACTGGTGCGGGAATGATGGATTCTAAAAAAGCTTTAGAAGAAGCTGGTGGAGATTTTGACAAAGCAGTAGAGGTATTACGTAAACAAGGTCAAAAAGTAGCTGCTAAAAGAGCTGACCGTGAGTCTACTGAAGGTGCAGTTATCGCTAAAATTAACGCTGACGCAACTAAAGGTGTTGTTATCGCTTTAAACTGTGAAACTGACTTCGTAGCTAAAAACGAAGCTTTCGTAGCTATGGCTAACGAAATTGCTGACTTAGCTTTAACAGTTAACACTAAAGAGGAATTATTAGCTTTACCATATGCTGGAATTACTGTAGCTGAGAAATTAACTGAGCAAACAGGTGTTATCGGTGAGAAAATCGAAGTTGGTGCATTCCAAGTAATCGAAGGTGCTTTAGTTAACGCTTACATCCACGCTGGAAACAAAATTGGTGCTGTAGTTTCTTTATCTGCTAATGTAGAAGGTGCTTCAGAAGTTGCTCGTGACGTTGCTATGCAAGTTGCTGCAATGAACCCAGTAGCTTTAGATGAGACTTCAGTTGAGCAATCAGTTATTGATACTGAGTTATCAATCGCTCGTGAGACTTTAGTTGCAGAAGGTAAACCAGAAAACATGATCGAAAACATCGCTCAAGGAAAATTACAAAAATTCTTCAAAGAGAATACATTAGTTCACCAAGCTTCTATTAAAGATGGTAAAACTTCTGTTAAAGATGTAGTAAAAGCAGTTAACGCTGACTTAACAGTTACTGGATACATCCGTTATAGCTTATAA
- a CDS encoding T9SS type A sorting domain-containing protein produces MKHILLYITFLILSFSAVQAQQSTWSNTDQNNTSLYPNPASSQVNIKFSQPNKVSYVAIYSLIGNELLNKKVDQSPNFKLNIQNLKKGKYIVRVFNTDGSTEALSLIKN; encoded by the coding sequence ATGAAACACATTTTACTTTATATAACATTTTTGATATTATCTTTTTCAGCAGTTCAAGCGCAACAAAGCACATGGAGCAATACTGATCAAAATAATACATCATTATATCCTAATCCAGCTTCAAGTCAAGTTAACATAAAGTTTTCTCAACCGAATAAAGTTAGCTATGTCGCTATTTATTCTTTAATAGGGAATGAATTATTAAATAAAAAAGTAGATCAAAGTCCTAACTTTAAATTGAATATTCAAAATTTAAAGAAAGGGAAATACATAGTTCGTGTATTTAATACTGATGGATCAACAGAAGCATTGTCATTAATTAAAAATTAA
- a CDS encoding endonuclease, with product MKKFLFLLLPFCVNAQIPEYYDGIDFTANNRDLQAELSDLVIATHRNKLTYTPGVWDALVVSDLDPENSNNVLLIYGFDDNSVAKNHRTRSKHERNTGGCGSCIGRWEREHVFPKSLASPPLKTSPAGPGTDAHNLRAVDREMNSSRSNLPYTDGRGNSAIIQGNGFYPGDEWIGDVARILMYMHIRYNQEGVQVTNANNVVWNSTNTFSPEMPDLFLKWNAMDPPSEYELVRNEVIYEAQGNRNPFIDNPYLATLTWGGDVAQNNWVELSTTNYIPEEISVNITPNPTSDIATIEVKNFKSANLYNISGALVKSDLKRTFSIAELPAGTYIVTIHLENGKIVTKKLIKK from the coding sequence ATGAAGAAATTTTTATTTTTATTACTACCATTTTGCGTTAATGCACAGATTCCAGAGTATTATGATGGAATCGATTTTACAGCTAACAATCGGGATTTACAAGCTGAACTTAGTGATTTAGTTATCGCTACACATCGCAACAAACTAACGTATACGCCAGGTGTATGGGATGCGTTAGTTGTATCAGATTTAGATCCTGAAAATAGCAATAATGTATTATTAATCTACGGATTTGATGATAATAGTGTTGCAAAAAATCATCGTACAAGATCTAAACATGAAAGAAATACAGGAGGTTGTGGAAGCTGTATAGGACGATGGGAAAGAGAACATGTTTTTCCTAAATCATTAGCAAGCCCCCCTTTAAAAACTTCACCAGCAGGACCAGGTACAGATGCGCATAATTTGAGAGCTGTAGACCGTGAAATGAATTCTAGCCGAAGTAATTTACCTTATACAGATGGAAGAGGAAATTCTGCCATTATTCAAGGTAATGGATTTTATCCAGGTGACGAATGGATTGGAGATGTTGCTCGAATTTTAATGTACATGCATATTCGTTATAATCAAGAAGGTGTACAAGTGACAAACGCTAACAATGTTGTGTGGAACAGTACTAATACTTTTTCGCCTGAAATGCCTGACTTGTTCTTGAAATGGAATGCTATGGATCCTCCTTCAGAGTACGAATTAGTACGTAATGAAGTGATTTATGAAGCACAAGGGAACAGAAATCCATTTATTGATAATCCTTATTTAGCAACCCTAACTTGGGGTGGTGATGTTGCACAAAATAATTGGGTTGAACTATCTACTACAAACTATATCCCAGAAGAAATAAGTGTTAACATCACACCGAATCCTACTTCGGATATCGCTACGATTGAAGTAAAAAACTTTAAATCTGCTAACCTTTATAATATTAGCGGAGCATTAGTCAAATCCGATTTAAAACGTACATTTTCTATCGCAGAATTGCCTGCAGGTACATACATTGTAACCATTCATCTAGAAAATGGAAAAATCGTTACGAAAAAATTAATAAAAAAATAA
- a CDS encoding AraC family transcriptional regulator, whose product MNIKNTHKSIIKEYKVSEDVFIALLDNNTASTETILKGIDKRYIQFYFCTKGSLTFNFNNGIYKINLVEGRSFLFYYPSLDLPLNLNINADSKVCIVVLKIEKLYQLFAEHGIQDNFISNINLNQFYQEKIFTAPIQLALSQIEEMKMAPEFERLYLIGKMYELFTLYFSSPTIEETDQNPFISNDIQAKKIKEIRNMLLENLIHPPTLKEISEKYSISEYLLKDGFKKLYNNTVYGFVLDKKLEIAKARLEEGEMKVKEIAFEIGYENPSHFISAFKKKYGITPKQFTKTLM is encoded by the coding sequence ATGAATATAAAAAATACCCATAAAAGTATAATAAAAGAATATAAAGTATCTGAAGATGTCTTTATCGCCCTATTAGACAATAATACAGCATCTACAGAAACAATTTTAAAAGGGATTGATAAGCGATATATACAATTTTATTTCTGTACAAAGGGTTCATTGACATTTAATTTTAATAATGGTATTTATAAAATCAATTTAGTCGAAGGTCGTAGTTTTTTATTTTATTATCCTTCATTAGATCTTCCCCTAAACTTAAATATAAATGCTGATAGTAAAGTTTGTATTGTCGTTCTAAAAATAGAAAAGCTTTATCAACTGTTTGCTGAGCATGGAATTCAAGATAATTTTATTTCGAATATAAATTTGAATCAATTCTATCAAGAAAAGATATTTACTGCTCCAATTCAATTGGCATTATCACAAATCGAAGAAATGAAAATGGCTCCAGAATTTGAACGATTGTATTTAATTGGTAAAATGTACGAGTTGTTTACCCTTTATTTTTCAAGTCCTACTATTGAAGAAACAGATCAAAACCCTTTTATTTCCAATGATATTCAAGCTAAGAAAATAAAGGAAATTCGAAATATGCTTTTAGAAAATTTGATCCATCCTCCAACGCTGAAAGAAATAAGTGAGAAATATTCGATTTCCGAATATCTTTTAAAAGATGGGTTTAAAAAATTATACAACAATACAGTTTATGGATTTGTATTGGATAAAAAGTTAGAAATTGCAAAAGCACGTCTTGAAGAAGGAGAAATGAAAGTAAAAGAAATAGCATTTGAAATTGGATATGAAAACCCATCTCACTTTATTTCAGCATTTAAGAAAAAATACGGCATTACTCCAAAACAGTTTACAAAAACATTGATGTAA
- the hemA gene encoding glutamyl-tRNA reductase — MTIRGNKEEQKFYVVGISYEKADAVTRGKYTFFPEQVEAFTKDAQDNGLENFFVVSTCNRTEFYGFADSEDQIVEQYCKFTEGDANEFRQFMMVKEGEDAITHLFRVSSGLESQILGDFDIIGQIKIWFVRFKKMGASNAFLERLVNTAIQISKKVKNETFLSNGSASVAYSAVNFIQKTQPDLAGKNILLYGIGKIGRNTCTNLVKHYPNTKITLINRTKAKAEAVALKHDVEVKDHSELQEELKNTDILIVATGASFHTVTEDMIPFDKEMTIIDMSVPENVVHTLASRESIQLVNVDGLSKMVDDTIAQRRTAVPEAIAIIEEYSNEFYEWLENRELVPAIQSFKSRLEFLQQHELNNLRKDNIEVSENEIMLTNKLMQKITNQFASFLIENRDDSKETIELIEKMFHLKQA; from the coding sequence ATGACAATTAGAGGAAATAAAGAAGAACAGAAATTTTACGTGGTAGGTATTAGCTATGAAAAAGCTGATGCCGTTACACGTGGTAAATATACGTTTTTCCCAGAGCAGGTAGAAGCATTTACAAAAGATGCTCAAGACAATGGTCTTGAAAATTTCTTTGTAGTATCTACATGTAATCGTACAGAGTTCTATGGTTTTGCTGATAGCGAAGATCAGATTGTAGAACAATACTGTAAGTTTACAGAAGGTGATGCGAATGAGTTTCGTCAATTTATGATGGTAAAAGAGGGGGAGGATGCGATTACGCATTTGTTCCGTGTATCATCTGGTTTAGAAAGTCAAATTTTAGGAGATTTCGATATTATCGGACAAATCAAAATTTGGTTTGTACGTTTCAAAAAAATGGGTGCTTCAAATGCTTTTCTAGAGCGTTTGGTAAATACAGCGATTCAGATTTCAAAGAAAGTAAAAAATGAAACTTTCTTAAGTAATGGTTCTGCTTCAGTAGCGTATTCAGCTGTCAATTTTATTCAAAAAACACAACCTGATTTAGCAGGTAAAAATATTTTATTATACGGTATAGGTAAAATTGGACGTAATACATGTACCAATTTAGTGAAACATTATCCTAATACTAAAATTACTTTAATCAATCGTACAAAGGCAAAAGCAGAAGCAGTTGCCCTGAAACACGATGTAGAAGTAAAAGATCATAGCGAACTTCAAGAAGAGTTAAAAAATACAGATATTTTAATTGTAGCTACAGGAGCATCTTTCCATACAGTTACAGAAGATATGATTCCTTTTGATAAGGAAATGACGATTATCGACATGTCAGTTCCAGAAAACGTAGTTCATACATTAGCATCACGTGAGTCGATTCAATTAGTGAATGTCGATGGGCTATCAAAAATGGTAGATGATACAATCGCTCAGCGCCGTACTGCGGTGCCTGAGGCGATTGCAATTATCGAAGAGTATTCAAATGAATTCTACGAATGGTTAGAAAATCGTGAGTTGGTGCCTGCAATTCAATCGTTCAAAAGTCGTTTAGAATTTCTACAACAACATGAATTAAATAACTTAAGAAAGGATAATATCGAGGTATCTGAAAACGAAATCATGTTAACGAATAAGTTAATGCAAAAGATTACTAATCAATTTGCTTCCTTCTTAATCGAGAATCGTGATGATTCAAAAGAAACGATCGAGTTAATCGAGAAAATGTTTCATCTAAAACAAGCTTAA